A single genomic interval of Aureliella helgolandensis harbors:
- a CDS encoding glycosyltransferase family 2 protein, which produces MTKLIIQIPCLNEAETLHCVINDLPKEIPGIDCIETLVIDDGSRDGTSATALGLGVHHVVRHRRNRGLAAAFATGIDAALEFEADIIVNTDGDHQYPGEHIAALVKPILDGRADVVIGDRQPEQNRHQPWLKRQLYRLGRWTVSWILGEPIPDPVSGFRAYSREAAGKLCVVTRYSYTIETLVQSVEHGMAIEFVPITSNPPTRPSRLYRSHFQFVSRSAATLLRVFFMFHPLQTMLWLSTALATLGLLPIVRFLTFYALGQGDGHVQSLVLGVGALTLASLTLLAGIVADSVSFRRLLLVNTTRSPRSSSNSLQASPITKRR; this is translated from the coding sequence ATGACGAAACTGATCATCCAAATCCCCTGCTTGAATGAAGCGGAAACATTGCACTGCGTGATCAATGACTTGCCGAAAGAGATTCCTGGCATCGATTGTATAGAAACGCTGGTGATTGACGACGGCAGTCGGGATGGCACGTCCGCCACGGCCTTGGGACTCGGCGTGCATCACGTGGTTCGCCATCGTCGCAATCGTGGCTTGGCGGCAGCCTTCGCGACAGGCATCGATGCCGCCTTGGAATTCGAGGCGGACATCATCGTCAATACCGACGGAGATCACCAGTATCCGGGCGAGCACATTGCCGCGTTGGTGAAGCCTATTCTGGACGGTCGTGCCGATGTCGTGATTGGCGATCGTCAACCTGAGCAAAATCGGCACCAGCCCTGGCTCAAACGCCAACTGTACCGTCTTGGTCGCTGGACGGTCAGTTGGATTTTAGGCGAACCGATTCCCGATCCCGTCAGCGGATTTCGGGCTTACTCGCGTGAAGCGGCTGGCAAGTTATGTGTTGTGACGCGGTACTCTTACACCATTGAAACGTTGGTCCAATCGGTGGAACATGGCATGGCCATTGAATTCGTGCCGATCACCTCCAACCCACCCACGCGTCCATCGCGACTCTACCGCTCGCACTTCCAATTCGTCTCCCGCTCGGCCGCTACGCTGCTACGGGTATTCTTCATGTTCCACCCGCTGCAAACCATGCTCTGGCTGAGTACTGCTCTAGCCACTCTCGGTCTGTTGCCCATTGTCCGTTTCCTGACCTTTTATGCCTTGGGGCAAGGTGACGGACATGTGCAGTCCTTAGTTCTGGGCGTGGGCGCGTTGACGCTGGCAAGCCTCACACTACTTGCAGGAATCGTTGCAGATAGCGTTTCGTTTCGCCGGTTGCTGCTAGTGAACACAACCCGCAGCCCTCGCTCCAGTTCGAATTCGCTCCAGGCCAGCCCGATTACCAAAAGGAGGTAA
- a CDS encoding helix-turn-helix transcriptional regulator encodes MTTSLVKCVEQLSKLVIEAGKRSESVAVVLETCEYCAYIKGPQGNLLAANSVYDRVFGNGRPVAGRSPEAFLDDSTLTISQASDQMIAGGCTLIVFDHVGNSATADGATRDGGGQSRIQYRTIKKSLQGLGIPGFACLGVTRVIGTLPPARNTRLGAAWKMFCSFPKRTQQLAVMLARGESQRVISKKLSISTRTLASQRAHVLQSLGVVNTHELSRLLVRVQDAGYEDLGL; translated from the coding sequence ATGACTACGTCTCTAGTTAAGTGTGTTGAACAGCTTTCAAAACTTGTGATTGAAGCTGGGAAAAGATCCGAAAGCGTGGCTGTGGTGCTTGAGACGTGTGAATACTGCGCCTATATCAAGGGGCCGCAAGGCAACTTGCTTGCAGCGAATTCGGTCTACGACCGCGTCTTTGGAAACGGCAGACCGGTAGCCGGCCGCTCACCAGAAGCATTCTTGGATGATTCTACCCTGACCATATCCCAAGCTAGTGATCAGATGATTGCCGGAGGCTGCACGTTGATCGTGTTTGATCACGTCGGCAATTCTGCTACTGCTGATGGCGCGACACGCGACGGTGGCGGGCAGTCTCGCATTCAGTATCGGACGATCAAAAAGTCTCTGCAGGGGTTAGGCATTCCCGGTTTTGCATGCCTGGGCGTCACGCGTGTCATCGGAACGCTTCCACCGGCTCGAAACACGAGGCTGGGGGCTGCCTGGAAAATGTTCTGCAGCTTTCCGAAACGCACCCAGCAGCTAGCCGTGATGTTGGCCAGGGGAGAGTCCCAGCGCGTGATTTCCAAAAAACTGAGCATCTCGACACGGACTCTTGCCAGCCAACGAGCGCATGTACTGCAGAGCCTCGGTGTTGTGAACACGCATGAACTATCACGTTTGCTCGTGCGCGTACAGGATGCGGGCTACGAAGATCTTGGGCTCTGA
- a CDS encoding S46 family peptidase, translated as MNYSYVSFIQCRLACLCLAFTAVCCSVQNASAEEGMYPMSELKQLDLPSRGIELTAEQLFNPQAISLVDGVCRVNGCTGSFVSPTGLIITNHHCAYGAIQQASQGSHDYLSSGFKADSLSDEIPAPDYTVRVTQDYRDISAEVLAVVQPGMSYLERSEAIEKKSKEIELAAEQANPGLRAEVAEMFAGKTYVLFQYVYLRDIRLVFAPPQSVGNFGGEVDNWMWPRHTGDFSFMRAYTAPDGSSASYSVDNIPYQPKRFVQVSVEGVQEEDAVFLLGYPGRTARHKTAAFLNYEEHVRLPTLIELYNWQIEVMTAAGEGDREVEIKHASRMRSLSNVEKRSRGQLQGLRRAHLAEKRRATEAELQAFIESDSARKAKYGELLKEIQAVYQEMEQLAPLEFNLQQLRSASRAAAIAYFIVDAASERQKPDLDRESAYMERNWEQSLQSLKSSVNDYHAATDEILLAGMMERLKAVEAGPVTEALKRQFAASIVPMESVQQWLARTSVGEWEFVERYAAQTPQTLAQTDDPILQLMLELYPTYLELRDREKTREGRLSELYGSLIEIKQQFAKSDFVPDANATLRFTCGHVRRYSPADAVVMLPLTTLSGVIDKTTGKAPFDTPSEVVEKFEADELGRYRNATLNDVPVAILYDTDTTGGNSGSPIFNAKGELVGVNFDRCFEATINDFAWDQSYSRSIGVDIRYVLWLTDVVYGAERLIEEMGVKH; from the coding sequence ATGAACTATTCCTACGTCTCGTTTATTCAGTGTCGATTGGCTTGCCTTTGCTTGGCCTTTACCGCTGTTTGCTGCTCAGTTCAGAATGCATCTGCCGAAGAGGGGATGTATCCGATGAGCGAGCTCAAGCAGCTCGATTTGCCGTCGCGCGGTATTGAGTTAACCGCAGAGCAACTTTTTAATCCTCAGGCAATCAGCTTGGTGGATGGAGTCTGTCGCGTTAACGGATGCACCGGATCGTTCGTGTCTCCAACAGGTCTGATTATTACCAACCATCACTGTGCCTACGGGGCTATTCAACAAGCCAGTCAGGGATCGCACGACTACTTGTCGAGTGGTTTTAAAGCCGATTCCTTGTCCGACGAAATTCCAGCGCCCGACTATACGGTGCGCGTGACGCAGGACTATCGCGATATCTCTGCGGAAGTCCTAGCGGTAGTTCAGCCTGGGATGTCGTATTTAGAACGCTCCGAGGCGATCGAGAAAAAGAGTAAAGAGATTGAACTGGCTGCAGAGCAGGCAAATCCTGGGCTGCGCGCAGAAGTTGCGGAGATGTTCGCGGGCAAGACTTATGTGCTGTTTCAATACGTGTATTTGCGAGACATCCGGCTAGTCTTCGCGCCTCCTCAATCGGTTGGCAACTTTGGTGGTGAAGTCGACAATTGGATGTGGCCGCGTCACACGGGCGATTTTTCTTTCATGCGCGCTTACACCGCACCAGATGGCTCATCCGCTTCCTACAGTGTAGACAACATCCCCTACCAACCCAAGCGATTTGTGCAGGTGTCGGTGGAGGGGGTGCAGGAGGAGGATGCCGTATTCTTGCTGGGCTACCCTGGCCGCACGGCACGCCACAAGACGGCCGCGTTCCTCAACTACGAAGAGCATGTCCGTTTGCCAACCCTAATCGAACTCTACAACTGGCAGATCGAGGTGATGACTGCTGCTGGCGAGGGAGATCGCGAAGTGGAAATCAAGCATGCCTCGCGGATGCGTTCGTTGTCCAATGTCGAAAAACGCTCCCGCGGGCAACTCCAGGGACTGAGGCGAGCTCACCTGGCTGAGAAACGTCGTGCCACAGAGGCGGAGCTGCAAGCGTTCATCGAGAGTGACTCTGCGCGGAAGGCAAAGTACGGCGAACTGCTCAAGGAAATCCAAGCCGTCTACCAGGAGATGGAACAGCTCGCTCCTCTGGAGTTCAACCTCCAACAACTTCGCTCCGCTAGCCGGGCGGCAGCGATTGCCTACTTTATTGTGGACGCGGCCTCTGAACGTCAGAAGCCCGATCTTGATCGCGAGAGCGCCTACATGGAGCGGAATTGGGAGCAATCTCTGCAGTCGCTCAAGAGCTCGGTCAACGACTATCATGCCGCCACTGATGAAATCCTGCTAGCGGGTATGATGGAGCGGCTGAAGGCTGTCGAGGCAGGGCCGGTGACGGAGGCCTTAAAGCGTCAGTTCGCTGCCTCGATCGTGCCGATGGAAAGTGTGCAGCAGTGGTTGGCTCGGACGAGTGTTGGCGAGTGGGAGTTCGTGGAACGCTATGCAGCGCAGACGCCTCAAACCCTGGCTCAAACTGATGATCCCATTTTGCAACTGATGCTCGAACTCTATCCCACCTATCTCGAGCTGCGCGATAGGGAGAAAACTCGCGAGGGGCGTTTGAGCGAATTGTACGGTTCCTTGATCGAGATCAAGCAACAGTTTGCGAAGTCCGATTTTGTGCCAGACGCCAACGCGACCCTCCGCTTCACGTGTGGACATGTGCGACGATATTCCCCTGCCGATGCTGTGGTGATGCTGCCCCTCACAACTCTCTCAGGTGTCATTGATAAAACGACGGGAAAGGCCCCCTTTGATACGCCGTCCGAGGTGGTGGAGAAGTTTGAAGCTGATGAATTGGGACGCTATCGCAATGCAACACTCAATGACGTGCCAGTCGCAATCCTGTACGATACCGATACCACGGGAGGGAATTCCGGAAGTCCAATTTTCAATGCGAAAGGGGAGTTGGTCGGGGTGAACTTTGATCGATGTTTTGAAGCTACGATCAATGATTTTGCCTGGGACCAGAGTTACTCACGGTCCATTGGCGTCGACATTCGCTACGTTTTGTGGTTGACCGACGTCGTCTACGGAGCGGAGCGATTGATCGAGGAAATGGGAGTGAAGCATTGA
- a CDS encoding threonine ammonia-lyase: MNPLHEKQITTSMSHSHSAISLRDIQTAAARIAAHVIRTPLVRCEQLSQRWKCDVHFKAENLQHVGAFKARGAINAVLSLDSDVAPRGVVTHSSGNHAAALARAASLRQIPAHVVMPHNSPANKLAAVRSYGVEPVLCEPNSAAREEAARKLRDETGATLIHPFNDPQVMAGQGTVGLEILEQLPEVDAVIVPVGGGGLLSGVLMAIKSQYPDIAVYAAEPEWADDAARSLKSGRIELPARYDTVADGLRTHLGDLTFPIIRALVNDILVVSEEAILAATRTMLRDVRLVAEPSGAVALAALAENYAHFEGQRVAVVVSGGNLDLDGLKRL, from the coding sequence ATGAATCCTTTACATGAGAAGCAGATCACTACCTCGATGTCACACAGCCACTCAGCCATATCGCTGCGAGATATTCAGACGGCTGCGGCGCGGATAGCGGCGCATGTCATTCGGACTCCCCTGGTTCGCTGCGAGCAATTGTCCCAGCGTTGGAAGTGTGACGTGCATTTCAAGGCGGAGAATCTGCAGCACGTGGGTGCTTTCAAAGCACGTGGGGCGATCAATGCGGTACTCTCGCTGGACAGTGATGTTGCGCCGCGCGGCGTGGTGACGCACTCTTCAGGCAATCATGCCGCTGCTCTGGCTCGCGCCGCGAGCTTGCGGCAGATCCCGGCCCACGTCGTGATGCCTCACAACTCACCGGCAAATAAGCTGGCCGCGGTGCGGAGCTATGGAGTGGAACCGGTGTTGTGTGAGCCGAATTCGGCGGCACGCGAAGAGGCGGCCCGCAAGCTGCGCGACGAAACTGGAGCCACGTTAATTCACCCGTTCAACGATCCACAGGTCATGGCGGGACAGGGGACCGTGGGACTGGAGATACTGGAGCAATTGCCAGAGGTTGACGCGGTGATTGTGCCTGTTGGGGGCGGTGGATTACTGTCAGGGGTGTTGATGGCGATCAAGTCTCAGTATCCAGATATTGCGGTCTATGCAGCGGAACCGGAGTGGGCTGATGACGCGGCCCGCAGCCTCAAGAGCGGCAGGATCGAGCTTCCGGCGAGGTACGACACCGTGGCGGATGGCTTGCGCACGCACTTGGGGGATTTAACCTTCCCCATCATTCGCGCGCTGGTGAACGATATTTTGGTGGTTTCAGAGGAGGCCATTTTGGCTGCAACCCGCACGATGCTTAGGGACGTTCGGCTTGTCGCCGAGCCGTCGGGCGCCGTGGCTTTGGCCGCTTTGGCCGAAAACTATGCTCACTTTGAGGGGCAGAGGGTGGCGGTGGTTGTTTCGGGAGGGAATTTGGATCTTGATGGACTTAAACGACTTTAA